The Streptomyces sp. B3I8 nucleotide sequence GGGCCGACTGGGGCCCGCATTGTCAGTGGCCGCCGTTAGCCTCTCTCCATGCCCGCCCGTATCACCGATCCCGAGCAGCTCAAGGAGCTCCTCGGCATCCCGTTCACCCCGGAGCAGACGGCCTGCATCATCGCGCCGCCCGCCCCGCAGGTGATCGTGGCCGGAGCCGGTTCGGGCAAGACCACGGTGATGGCCGCGCGTGTGGTGTGGCTGGTCGGCACCGGCCAGGTCGCCCCCGAACAGGTGCTCGGGCTGACCTTCACCAACAAGGCCGCCGGCGAACTCACCGAGCGCGTCCGCAAGGCCCTGGTCAGGGCCGGCGTCACCGACCCCGACGCGATCGACCCCGACAACCCGCCCGGCGAACCGCTGATCTCCACGTACCACGCCTTCGCCGGCCGCCTGCTCGCCGACCACGGGCTGCGCATCGGCCTGGAACCCACCTCCCGCCTGCTCGCCGACGCCACCCGCTACCAGCTCGCCGCCCGCGTGCTCCGTGAGGCACCCGGCCCCTATCCCGCGCTCACCCGATCCTTCCCCGACCTGGTCAGCGACCTCCTGGCGCTGGACTCCGAACTCGCCGAGCACCTGATCCGGCCCGAGGACGTACAGGCGTACGACACCGAGCTGCTGGACACCCTGGACGGCGTCCGGCTCGGCAACGCCGACCTGCGCAAGGTCCCCGAGGCGGCCGCCGCCCGCCGCTCCCTGGCCGGGCTGGTGGGCCGCTACCGCGCCGCCAAACGCGAACGGGACCTGCTCGACTTCGGCGACCAGATCGCCCTCTCCGCCGCCCTGGCCGGCCTGCCCGAGGTCGGCCGCATCCTGCGGGACGAGTTCCGCGTGGTCCTCCTCGACGAGTACCAGGACACCTCGGTCGCCCAGCGCGTGCTGCTCTCCGGCCTCTTCGGGGGCGGCAGCGGGCACCCCGTCACCGCGGTGGGCGACCCCTGCCAGGCCATCTACGGCTGGCGCGGTGCCTCCGTCGCCAACCTGGACGACTTCCCCGAACACTTCCCGCGTGCCGACGGCCGCCCCGCCACCCGCCAGGCGCTCAGCGAGAACCGGCGCAGCGGCGGCCGCCTCCTCGACCTCGCCAACGGCCTCGCCGCGCCCCTGCGCGCGATGCACGCGGGGGTGGAGGCGCTGCGCCCGGCCCCGGGCGCCGAACGCGACGGGCAGGTGCGCTGCGCCCTGCTGCGCACCCACACCGAGGAGATCGACTGGATCGCCGACGCCATCGCCCACCTGGTGCGCACCGGCAAGGAACCCGGCGAGATCGCGGTCCTGTGCCGCACCGCCGGTGACTTCGCCGAGATCCAGGGCGCCCTCGTCGCCCGTGACGTGCCCGTGGAGGTCGTCGGCCTGTCCGGGTTGCTGCACCTGCCCGAGGTCGCCGACCTCGTCGCCGTCTGCGAGGTGCTCCAGGACCCCGGCGCCAATGCCTCCCTGGTCCGCCTGCTCACCGGCCCGCGCTGGCGCATCGGCCCGCGCGACCTGGCCCTGCTGGGACGCCGCGCACGGCTGCTCGTGTCGCACACCCGCGTGGACGACGACGACCTCGACGTGCGCCTCGCCGCGGCCGTCGAGGGCGTCGATCCGACGGAGGTCGTCTCCCTCGCCGACGCCCTCGACACGTTCCTCGAACTGCCCCTGGAGGCGGAGCGCGCGGACGACGGACTGCCCTTCTCCTCCGACGCGCGCGTCCGGTTCGCGCGGCTCGCCGCCGAACTGCGCGACCTGCGCCGCTCGCTCGCCGACCCGCTGATGGACGTACTGCACCGCGTGCTCGCCGTCACCGGCCTGGAGGTCGAGCTGTCCGCCTCCCCGCACGCCCTGGCCGCCCGCCGCCGCGAGACCCTGGCCAACTTCCTGGACGTCGCCGCCTCCTTCGCGGCCAACGAGCCCGAGGCGAGCCTGCTGGCCTTCCTGGGGTTCCTGCGCACCGCCGCCCAGTACGAGAAGGGCCTGGACAACGCGCTGCCCGGTGGTGAGAACACGGTCAAGGTGCTCACCGCGCACAAGTCCAAGGGTTTGGAGTGGGACGTCGTCGCCGTGCCCGGACTGGTCACCGGCACCTTTCCGAGCACCCAGGGCCGCGAGAAGTGGACCGCCCAGGGCAAGGTGCTGCCGCATCCGCTGCGCGGCGACGCCGACACGCTCCCCGAGGTGGAATCGTGGGACTCACGGGGGCTGCGCGCCTTTCACGAGGCGATGAAGGAACATCAGCTCACCGAGGAACTGCGCCTCGGCTACGTCACCTTCACCCGCCCCCGGTCGCTGCTGCTCGGCTCCGGCCACTGGTGGGGACCGTCACAGAAGAAGCCCCGCGGCCCCTCCGGCTTCCTCACGGCCCTGTACGAGCACTGCGCGGCCGGGCACGGCGAGATCGAGGCCTGGGCGGAGCCGCCGGCCGAGGACGAGGAGAACCCCGCCCTGCTGGCGGCGGCCGCCGACCGGGCCTGGCCGCTCCCGCTGGACGAGGCCGCGCTGGCCCGCCGCAGGGCCGCCGCCGAGACCGTCCTGGCACACCTGGAGCGCACCGCCTCGCTCACGCCCCCGGCTCTGGTCGCCGCGCGCCCGGGGACCGCGCCCGACCCGTCCGCCCACGACCCGTCCGCCCACGAGGACCCGGACTGGCCGCCACCGGACGACGAGCCGCCCCACGACTCGTCGGACGAGGAACCGCCTTCTGAGTTCCCTGACGAGGAGCCTTCCCTCGGGCCCCCGAACGACGAGCCCCCCTACGACGAGCCAGCCTTCGAGCCCCCTTACGACGAGCCGTTCCCTGACGAGGACCCCTACGCCGAGGGTCCCGACGCCGGGGCCTCCGACGCCGGGGCCCCCGACTGGGACTCCTGGTCCGCCGACCGCCCCGTCGTGCCGCACCAGGCGTCGCCTCCCGAAGTGCCGGCCGGCCCGGAGCGGGTGCCGCGGTCCCGCCGTGCGGACGTGCCGGGCGGCGCTCGGCTCACCCCGGAGGAGGCCCGCACGCTCGCCTCCTGGGACCGCGACCTCGACGCGCTCACCGGGGAGCTGCTGCGGGCCCGCGCGAGCGTCACCGAGGTCGTCCTCCCGGCCTCGCTGACCGCGTCGCAGCTGATGAGGCTGGCCGCGGACCCGGACGGGCTGGCGCAGGAGCTGGCCCGCCCGATGCCCCGTCCCCCGCAGCCCGCCGCCCGGCGGGGCACCCGGTTCCACGCCTGGGTCGAAACCCGGTTCGAGGCCCTGCGGCTGCCGATGCTCGAACCCGACGAGCTGCCGGGCACCGAGGCGGAGATCGCCGACGAACGCGACCTGGAGACCCTCAAGGAGGCCTTCGCACGCACGCCGTACGCCCACCGGGCCCCGTACCGCGTGGAGGCTCCCTTCCAACTCGGCATCGCCGGACGTGTCGTGCGCGGCCGCATCGACGCGGTCTACCGCGACGGCGAGGGAGACGCGGCGACGTACGAGATCGTCGACTGGAAGACCAACCGGGCGCACACCGCCGATCCGCTGCAGCTGGCCGTGTACCGGCTGGCCTGGGCCGAGCAGCAGGGCGTGCCCCTGGAGCGGGTCACGGCCGCGTTCGTGTACGTGCGCGGCGGCGAGGTCGTACGGCCGCCGGACCTGCCCGGCCGCGCCGAACTGGAACGGCTGCTCGGCGCCGGCGAGAACCCCGTGCCGGCCGCCGAGGAGAACCCGGCGCCGGCCACCGGGACATCCACGTCGCCGGACCGCGGCGACGGGCCGTACGGCGGCGGCACCGAAACGATCACCGGCGAACCCGAAACGCTCACCGACGGTGTGCAGCCGCCCACCGGTGAACCGCCGGGAGGGGATGTCGGCCCAGGCCGTTAGGCTCGTGGGTATGAGCACGACCCCGGACAGCGCCGTCCGCACGTACGTCGACCGTCACCGCGCCGCCTTCCTCGACGACCTCATGGAGTGGCTGCGCATCCCGTCGGTGTCCGCGCAGCCCGAGCACGTCCCGGACGTACGGCGCAGCGCCGAGTGGCTCGCCGCCCGGCTGGCCGGGACCGGCTTCCCGACCGTCGAGGTGTGGCCCACCCCGGGCGCCCCCGCCGTCTTCGCCGAGTGGCCCTGCGACGACCCGGAGGCGCCCACCGTGCTGGTCTACGGCCACCACGACGTGCAGCCCGCCGCACGCGAGGACGGCTGGGACGGTGACCCCTTCGAACCGGAGATCCGTGACGGCCGCCTGTACGCGCGCGGGGCCGCCGACGACAAGGGGCAGGTGTTCTTCCACACGCTGGGCGTGCGCGCGCACCTCGCGGCGACCGGACGTGATGCCCCCGCTGTCCATCTGAAGCTGCTGATCGAGGGCGAGGAGGAGTCGGGCTCCCCGCACTTCCGCGCCCTCGTCGAGGAGAACGCCGGCCGGCTCGCCGCCGACGCCGTGATCGTCTCCGACACCGGCATGTGGTCCGAGGACACCCCCACCGTGTGCACGGGCATGCGCGGGCTGGCCGAGTGCGAGATCGTCATGCACGGCCCGGAGCAGGACATCCACTCCGGCTCGTTCGGCGGCGCGGTGCCCAATCCGGCCACCGCCGTCGCCCGGCTGGTGGCCGCGCTGCACGACGAGCACGCGCGAGTGGCGGTACCCGGCTTCTACGACGGCGTGGCCGAACTCACCGACCGTGAACGCGCCCTCTTCGCCGAACTGCCCTTCGACGAGGAGCGCTGGCTGCGCGACGCGCGGTCCACGGCCACCCACGGCGAAGCCGGATACACCACCCTGGAGCGCGTCTGGGCCCGCCCCACCGCCGAGGTCAACGGCATCGGCGGGGGTTATCAGGGCCCCGGCAGCAAGACCGTCGTCCCGTCCTCGGCGCGCGTCAAGCTGTCCTTCCGGCTCGTCGACGGACAGGAACCCGAGCACATCGAGAAGGCGGTGCGCGCCTGGGCCGCCGAGCAGGTGCCCGCCGGCATCCGGTGCGAGATCACCTTCGGCCCCGCAACCCGCCCGTGCCTGACCCCGCTGGACCATCCGGCGCTGCGCTCGCTCGTGCGGGCGATGGGCCGGGCCTTCGGGCAGCCGATCCGGTTCACCCGGGAGGGTGGCTCCGGTCCCGCCGCCGACCTTCAGGAGGTGCTGGGCGCCCCGGTACTGTTCCTGGGCATCTCCGTGCCCTCCGACGGCTGGCACGCGCCGAACGAGAAGGTCGACCTGGACCTGCTGCTCAAGGGCGCCGAGACCGGCGCACACCTGTGGAGCGATCTCGGGGAGAACTGGCGCCATGAGCGGTGACCGTCCCGCGGGACGGACCGGCCGCCGCGCCCCGCTCCGGGCACGGCACACTGGAGAAGCCGCTCCGGACGCCCGCATTCCGCCGGACCCGCTCGCCTCCCGCCGTACGTCCCGCTGAACCACCCACCGATCCACCGCCGCACTGGGGGAGTTGGAAGCACCTGTGACCACCTGGACCGACCACACCGCCGACCGCGACCGGCCCGTCTCGCTCACCGCCCCGAGCGGGGTCGACCGGGCCGCCCACCACCGGCTCGACGAGGCATGGCTCGCGGCGGCCTGGAGCCACCCCTCGACGCGCTGCTTCGTGGTCTCCGGCGGCCAGGTCCTCATCGACGAGACGGAGGACGGCCGCACCGAACTGGTCATGACGCCGTCCTTCGAGGCCCCGCTGACCGAGGCGCACCGCTACTTCCTCGGTACGGACGACGACGGGGTGAGCTACTTCGCCCTCCAGAAGGACGCGCTGCCGGGCCGCATCGACCAGTCCGCACGCCCTGCCGGGCTGCGCGAAGCGGGGTTGCTGCTGTCGCCGCGGGACGCGGGCCTGATGGTGCACGCGGTCGCCCTGGAGAACTGGCAGCGCCTGCACCGCTACTGCTCCCGCTGCGGCGAACGCACGGTGATCGCGGCGGCCGGCCACATCCGCCGCTGCCCCGCCTGCGGCGCCGAGCACTACCCACGCACCGACCCCGCCGTCATCATGGCCGTCACCGACGACCAGGACCGCATCCTGCTCGGCCGCCAGGTGCACTGGCCCGAGGGCCGCTTCTCCACACTCGCGGGCTTCGTCGAACCGGGGGAGTCCATCGAGCAGTCCGTGCGCCGGGAGGTCTTCGAGGAGGCCGGCATCACCGTCGGCGACGTCCAGTACGTCGCCAGCCAGCCCTGGCCCTTCCCCTCCAGCCTCATGCTCGGCTTCATGGCCCAGGCCACCGACACCGACATCGACGTCGACGGTGACGAGATCCACGAGGCGCGCTGGTTCTCCCGCGAGGACCTGCGGGCCGGCTTCGAGTCCGGCGAGGTCCTCCCGCCCTACGGCATCTCCATCGCGGCCCGTCTGATCGAACTGTGGTACGGCAAGCCGCTCCCGACCAGGGCGGTCTGAGACCGTACGCATGACGACGTGCGAAAGCCCCCGCTGCTGCGGGGGCCTCCGCAGGGAACCACGGGACCGGCCGTCAGGCGGCCAGCGCCTGCTTGACCTGGGCAAGGGACGGGTTGGTCATCACCGTCTCGGAGCCGGAGGGCGAGACGACCAGAACGGTCGGAACCGTCTGATTGCCCTCGTTCACCTTCTCCACGAACGCCGCGGACTGCGGGTCCTGCTCGATGTTGATCTCGTTGTAGGAGATGCCCTCACGGTCCATCTGGCTCTTCAACCGACGGCAGTAGCCGCACCACGTGGTGCTGTACATCGTCACAGTGCCCGACATGTCGGTCCGTACCCCTTCCCTCGCCAATGAGCGGGATGCGTCATTGCTGACGTCCTGAACGCATGCGCGCGCCCCGGCATTCCCGGGCGGGGCGCTCGCACGGCCGGCACGACAGCGGTCAGTGTTAATACGACTACAGGCGCCTCCCTGTGGACAACCCGCCGCATCCGTCCCGCTCGACCTGGCAGCATGGCGGGGTGACAGCAGCAACGCATTCCACCCTCTTCCCACGGGTACCGGACTCCGCGGACGCCGTGCTCGACGGGCTCGACCCCGAACAGCGCGCCGTGGCCACGGCCCTGCACGGACCGGTGTGCGTACTGGCCGGAGCCGGGACGGGCAAGACCCGGGCGATCACCCACCGCATCGCCTACGGGGTGCGCGCGGGCATCCTCCAGCCGTCCAGCGTGCTCGCCGTCACCTTCACCAACCGCGCCGCGGGCGAGATGCGCGGCCGGCTCAGGCAGCTCGGCGCCGTCGGCGTCCAGGCCCGCACATTCCACTCGGCGGCGCTGCGCCAGCTCCAGTACTTCTGGCCGAAGGCGGTCGGCGGCTCCCTGCCCCGCATCGTCGAGCGCAAGGTCCAACTCGTCGCCGACGCGGCCGCCGCCTCCCGTGTCCGCCTCGACCGCAACGAACTGCGGGACGTCACCGCCGAGATCGAATGGGCCAAGGTCACCCAGACCGTTCCCGGCGACTACGCCGCGGCGGCAGCCAGGGCCGCCCGCGACACCCCCCGCGACCCCGCCGAGATCGCCAAGCTGTACGAGGCCTACGAGGAGATCAAACGCGACCGCGTCGTCATCGACTTCGAGGACGTGCTGCTGCTCACGGTCGGTATCCTCCAGGACCGGCGGGACGTCGCCGAGCAGGTTCGCGCCCAGTACCAGCACTTCGTGGTCGACGAGTACCAGGACGTCAGCCCCCTCCAGCAGCGCCTGCTGGAGCTGTGGCTCGGCGACCGCGACGACCTGTGCGTCGTCGGTGACGCCAGCCAGACCATCTACTCCTTCACCGGCGCGACCCCCGACCATCTTCTCGACTTCCGGGTCCGCCACCCCGGGGCGACCGTCGTCAAACTCGTCCGCGACTACCGCTCCACCCCTCAGGTGGTCCACCTCGCCAACGGGCTGCTCTCCCAGGCCCGCGGCCGCGCCGCCGACCACCGACTGGAACTCGTGTCGCAACGCCCCCCGGGGCCCGAGCCCATCTACGCCGACTACGCCGACGAGCCCTCCGAGGCCGAGGGCGCCGCCCGCCACATCCGCGCACTTCTGGACTCCGGCGTACCCGCGGCGGAGATCGCTGTCCTGTTCCGCACCAACTCCCAGTCCGAGACGTACGAGCAGGCACTGGCCGACGCCGGGATCCCTTATCAGCTGCGCGGCGCGGAGCGCTTCTTCGACCGGCCCGAGGTGCGCAGGGCGATCCACGCCCTGCGCGCCGCCGCCCGCTTCGGTGCCAACGACTCCCGGCTCGACGACGTGGTCGACCTGCCCTCCCAGGTACGGGCCGTGCTCTCCGGCGAGGGCTGGACCGGGGAACCGCCGGCCGGCTCCGGCGCGGTCAGGGAACGCTGGGAGTCGCTGGCCGCCCTGGTCCACCTCGCCCAGGACTTCGCCACCGTCGGACCGGACGTCACCCTCACCGACCTGGTCGCCGAACTGGACGAACGGGCGGGCGCCCAGCACGCGCCCACGGTGCAGGGCGTCACCCTCGCTTCCCTGCACTCCGCCAAGGGACTGGAGTGGGACGTCGTCTTCCTGGTCGGTGTCGCCGAGGGCATGATGCCGATCAGCTACGCCAGGACGGACGAGCAGATCGAGGAGGAGCGCCGACTCCTGTACGTCGGCGTCACCCGCGCGAGGGAACGCCTCTTCGTCTCCTGGGCGCTCTCCCGCTCGCCCGGCGGCCGTCCCAGCCGCCGCCCCAGCCGCTTCCTCGACGGGCTGCGCCCCGGTTCGACCGCGACAGGGGGCAGGAACGGCGGCCCGGGGGGCGCCGGTGGTGTCGAGCGCGGTTTCGGTTCGGCCGGCCGTGGCGGTGCGGCGGGTGCCGTGCCCGTCGCCCGCCGCACCCAGCGGACCGTGGCCCGCTGCAAGGTCTGCGGCCGCACCCTGACGGACGCCGGCGAGATGAAACTGATGCGCTGCGAGGACTGTCCCTCCGACATGGACGAGGGACTGTACGAGCGGCTGCGGGAATGGCGGGCCGTCCAGGCGGGGCGCAGCGGACAGCCCGCCTTCTGCGTCTTCACCGACCGGACGCTGATGGCCATCGCCGAGACGGTTCCCGAGGAGCCGGAGGGGCTGGCGCGGATTCCCGGTGTCGGCATGCGGAAGTACAGGCGGTACGGAGCCGATGTGTTGGCCATCTGCGCAGGCCAGGAGGTCGGGGAGGACGAGGCGAAAGGTTGAGGCCAACTCGTCGCAAAAATAGTTTGCGCATGCCCCGGGAATCCCCATAGGTTCTAAGCCACGGGGACGGCGGCCTTCTCGGAGGCCCTGATTCCGTGCTGTACTTGCACATCCGAACGGATCGGCTCACCACCGGTCCTAGAGACGCCGAAGGGAGGCGAGCCCAGTGATCACCATCAACAGCAGCTTCGTCAGCACCGCCAAACTGACCGATCACTCGGTCGTCTCCGCGTGCTCGCAGGGCGTCTCGAACCTGGGCACCGGTGTGTCCGGCATTCGTGCCGACCGTCCGGTCTCCTCCCTGCCTCTCTCGGGCCTTCCTGTCCGTGAGCGCGATGAGCGACCGACCAAGGCACTGGAAGCGGTAGTGGCACAGGCCCATGCCTATGCCTTTGCGGCGGCCGGTGCCGGATTCCGGAAGCAGACGACGCAGCACCACCTGATGTGGGCCTTCCGCGGGCCTGAACCCTGGAGTGATCCAGCCTGATCGCCGATCAGGCAGGCGCCTTCAGGGCCGCGGAACCCAACCGGGATCCGCGGCCCTTCTGTTTGTCCCGCACCGGGACCGACAGACGAAGGACCTCGGGACAAGAAAAGACCCGGTACCAGCCGATGCCCGGCCCCACAGGGCCGGACCGACCAGACGAGGAAGACGAACCGTGCAACTCGAAGCGCACGTCCCGTCCGTACCGCCTTCCGACACGATCCCCAAGCCCGGCCTCCCGGAGGACTCCACCTTGACTCCGCTCACCACGCTCACCGCGCTCGACGACGCCATCGAGAACCTCGGTGTCTCCGTCCCCTGCCGCTCGTACGACCCGGAGGTCTTCTTCGCCGAGTCGCCGGCGGACGTCGAGTACGCCAAGTCGCTCTGCCGCACCTGCCCGCTCGTCGACGCCTGCCTCGCCGGCGCCAAGGAGCGGCGTGAGCCCTGGGGCGTCTGGGGTGGCGAACTGTTCGTCCAGGGCGTCGTCGTCGCCCGGAAGCGGCCGCGTGGCCGCCCGCGCAAGAACCCGGTCACCGCATGAACACCCCCGGCACGATCAACCGTCCCCTCACGCTCGACCCCACGAAGCAGGCCCCGATGAAGCCGTCCACCAACGAGCCGACCGGCTCCGTGATCGAAGACGTCACCACCACCGGCGCGAACGACTCACGCCAGAACAGGACCCGAGAGATGCAACTCATTCCAGAAGCCCTGGCTCGTGCGCATATGCACGACCGACTGCGAGAGGCCGAGCGGGAACGCAGGGCCGTGCGCCTGGTGGTCGCCCGCCGGATGCAGCGCCGGGCCGAGCGCGCGTCGCTGCGCGCCCGCCGCGCGCTGGCCATGGCCGTCATGCAGTGACACACCGCGGTCATCGACGATGACTCCACCCGGGGGCCGGTCCACCAGGACCGGCCCCCGGTCGCGTCCCCGGGAGGGACTATCCGGGCACCGGGTTGCCGGAATACCGGCTCAGGCTTGTGCTGCCGACCGTTCCCCGGAGCCGTCACCGAATTCGTGACCAGGATCGTCCTCGGCCTGGTCCTCGGGCTCTTCTTCGGGTTCCCGGGCGGATTCCGCCTCGGCTTTCTGCTGCCCGGGGAGCCTGATCTCCTCGGCTTCCTCGACTCCCACCATGTCGTCCGTCTCGTCCCCGCCGTCCACGGCCTCTGTCCCGACCGGGCCGTCCGCGTCCTCCACCTGCACGAAGCCGGGGAGCCACTGCTCCAGTTCCTCGCGCAGCCGCACCGTCGCGCCCAGCTGGCACAGCACACCGATCGTGCTGAGGGTGACCCGGTGGATCAGCAGGTACGACGGGGGCAGGTTGAGCTTCTTGCCCAGTTGGTAGGCGGGGGAGCGGGGGTCGGCCACCC carries:
- a CDS encoding UvrD-helicase domain-containing protein, whose translation is MPARITDPEQLKELLGIPFTPEQTACIIAPPAPQVIVAGAGSGKTTVMAARVVWLVGTGQVAPEQVLGLTFTNKAAGELTERVRKALVRAGVTDPDAIDPDNPPGEPLISTYHAFAGRLLADHGLRIGLEPTSRLLADATRYQLAARVLREAPGPYPALTRSFPDLVSDLLALDSELAEHLIRPEDVQAYDTELLDTLDGVRLGNADLRKVPEAAAARRSLAGLVGRYRAAKRERDLLDFGDQIALSAALAGLPEVGRILRDEFRVVLLDEYQDTSVAQRVLLSGLFGGGSGHPVTAVGDPCQAIYGWRGASVANLDDFPEHFPRADGRPATRQALSENRRSGGRLLDLANGLAAPLRAMHAGVEALRPAPGAERDGQVRCALLRTHTEEIDWIADAIAHLVRTGKEPGEIAVLCRTAGDFAEIQGALVARDVPVEVVGLSGLLHLPEVADLVAVCEVLQDPGANASLVRLLTGPRWRIGPRDLALLGRRARLLVSHTRVDDDDLDVRLAAAVEGVDPTEVVSLADALDTFLELPLEAERADDGLPFSSDARVRFARLAAELRDLRRSLADPLMDVLHRVLAVTGLEVELSASPHALAARRRETLANFLDVAASFAANEPEASLLAFLGFLRTAAQYEKGLDNALPGGENTVKVLTAHKSKGLEWDVVAVPGLVTGTFPSTQGREKWTAQGKVLPHPLRGDADTLPEVESWDSRGLRAFHEAMKEHQLTEELRLGYVTFTRPRSLLLGSGHWWGPSQKKPRGPSGFLTALYEHCAAGHGEIEAWAEPPAEDEENPALLAAAADRAWPLPLDEAALARRRAAAETVLAHLERTASLTPPALVAARPGTAPDPSAHDPSAHEDPDWPPPDDEPPHDSSDEEPPSEFPDEEPSLGPPNDEPPYDEPAFEPPYDEPFPDEDPYAEGPDAGASDAGAPDWDSWSADRPVVPHQASPPEVPAGPERVPRSRRADVPGGARLTPEEARTLASWDRDLDALTGELLRARASVTEVVLPASLTASQLMRLAADPDGLAQELARPMPRPPQPAARRGTRFHAWVETRFEALRLPMLEPDELPGTEAEIADERDLETLKEAFARTPYAHRAPYRVEAPFQLGIAGRVVRGRIDAVYRDGEGDAATYEIVDWKTNRAHTADPLQLAVYRLAWAEQQGVPLERVTAAFVYVRGGEVVRPPDLPGRAELERLLGAGENPVPAAEENPAPATGTSTSPDRGDGPYGGGTETITGEPETLTDGVQPPTGEPPGGDVGPGR
- a CDS encoding dipeptidase yields the protein MSTTPDSAVRTYVDRHRAAFLDDLMEWLRIPSVSAQPEHVPDVRRSAEWLAARLAGTGFPTVEVWPTPGAPAVFAEWPCDDPEAPTVLVYGHHDVQPAAREDGWDGDPFEPEIRDGRLYARGAADDKGQVFFHTLGVRAHLAATGRDAPAVHLKLLIEGEEESGSPHFRALVEENAGRLAADAVIVSDTGMWSEDTPTVCTGMRGLAECEIVMHGPEQDIHSGSFGGAVPNPATAVARLVAALHDEHARVAVPGFYDGVAELTDRERALFAELPFDEERWLRDARSTATHGEAGYTTLERVWARPTAEVNGIGGGYQGPGSKTVVPSSARVKLSFRLVDGQEPEHIEKAVRAWAAEQVPAGIRCEITFGPATRPCLTPLDHPALRSLVRAMGRAFGQPIRFTREGGSGPAADLQEVLGAPVLFLGISVPSDGWHAPNEKVDLDLLLKGAETGAHLWSDLGENWRHER
- the nudC gene encoding NAD(+) diphosphatase, with product MTTWTDHTADRDRPVSLTAPSGVDRAAHHRLDEAWLAAAWSHPSTRCFVVSGGQVLIDETEDGRTELVMTPSFEAPLTEAHRYFLGTDDDGVSYFALQKDALPGRIDQSARPAGLREAGLLLSPRDAGLMVHAVALENWQRLHRYCSRCGERTVIAAAGHIRRCPACGAEHYPRTDPAVIMAVTDDQDRILLGRQVHWPEGRFSTLAGFVEPGESIEQSVRREVFEEAGITVGDVQYVASQPWPFPSSLMLGFMAQATDTDIDVDGDEIHEARWFSREDLRAGFESGEVLPPYGISIAARLIELWYGKPLPTRAV
- a CDS encoding mycoredoxin: MSGTVTMYSTTWCGYCRRLKSQMDREGISYNEINIEQDPQSAAFVEKVNEGNQTVPTVLVVSPSGSETVMTNPSLAQVKQALAA
- a CDS encoding ATP-dependent DNA helicase UvrD2, whose product is MTAATHSTLFPRVPDSADAVLDGLDPEQRAVATALHGPVCVLAGAGTGKTRAITHRIAYGVRAGILQPSSVLAVTFTNRAAGEMRGRLRQLGAVGVQARTFHSAALRQLQYFWPKAVGGSLPRIVERKVQLVADAAAASRVRLDRNELRDVTAEIEWAKVTQTVPGDYAAAAARAARDTPRDPAEIAKLYEAYEEIKRDRVVIDFEDVLLLTVGILQDRRDVAEQVRAQYQHFVVDEYQDVSPLQQRLLELWLGDRDDLCVVGDASQTIYSFTGATPDHLLDFRVRHPGATVVKLVRDYRSTPQVVHLANGLLSQARGRAADHRLELVSQRPPGPEPIYADYADEPSEAEGAARHIRALLDSGVPAAEIAVLFRTNSQSETYEQALADAGIPYQLRGAERFFDRPEVRRAIHALRAAARFGANDSRLDDVVDLPSQVRAVLSGEGWTGEPPAGSGAVRERWESLAALVHLAQDFATVGPDVTLTDLVAELDERAGAQHAPTVQGVTLASLHSAKGLEWDVVFLVGVAEGMMPISYARTDEQIEEERRLLYVGVTRARERLFVSWALSRSPGGRPSRRPSRFLDGLRPGSTATGGRNGGPGGAGGVERGFGSAGRGGAAGAVPVARRTQRTVARCKVCGRTLTDAGEMKLMRCEDCPSDMDEGLYERLREWRAVQAGRSGQPAFCVFTDRTLMAIAETVPEEPEGLARIPGVGMRKYRRYGADVLAICAGQEVGEDEAKG
- a CDS encoding WhiB family transcriptional regulator produces the protein MQLEAHVPSVPPSDTIPKPGLPEDSTLTPLTTLTALDDAIENLGVSVPCRSYDPEVFFAESPADVEYAKSLCRTCPLVDACLAGAKERREPWGVWGGELFVQGVVVARKRPRGRPRKNPVTA